A single genomic interval of Armatimonadota bacterium harbors:
- a CDS encoding ABC transporter ATP-binding protein has translation AETCDIVAVMYAGRIVEAGPAERVFASPAHPYTQGLLASAISVQQRQEITKAIEGAVPDLHDPPPGCRFHPRCPFAMPVCRTETPPAFQVERDHTAACWLRDSGPGAGDRV, from the coding sequence GCGGAGACGTGCGACATCGTGGCGGTGATGTACGCGGGCCGCATCGTCGAGGCAGGCCCCGCCGAGCGCGTCTTCGCCTCGCCGGCGCACCCCTACACCCAGGGCCTGCTGGCCAGCGCCATCTCGGTGCAGCAGAGGCAGGAGATCACGAAGGCGATCGAGGGGGCGGTGCCGGACCTGCACGATCCGCCGCCGGGGTGCCGGTTCCATCCGCGGTGCCCGTTCGCGATGCCGGTGTGCCGGACGGAGACCCCTCCGGCCTTTCAGGTAGAGCGGGACCACACGGCCGCCTGCTGGCTGCGCGACTCCGGACCGGGAGCGGGGGATCGCGTGTGA
- a CDS encoding antitoxin translates to MTRRLTVTEAVRNFSDILGRVRFKGERFILVKGGKPVAELRPTDAAAEVRLEELSAILEGLPHLDPEDADRFARDLESGRSATGPIPAPPWGS, encoded by the coding sequence TTGACGAGGAGACTGACGGTTACCGAAGCGGTCAGGAATTTTTCCGACATCCTGGGACGAGTGCGATTCAAGGGCGAGCGGTTCATCCTGGTCAAAGGGGGCAAGCCCGTCGCGGAGTTGAGGCCCACGGACGCGGCGGCGGAGGTTCGCCTGGAGGAGTTGTCGGCGATTCTCGAGGGGCTGCCCCACCTGGACCCCGAGGATGCCGACCGCTTCGCGCGTGATCTTGAGTCCGGCCGATCGGCCACCGGCCCGATCCCGGCCCCGCCATGGGGATCCTGA
- a CDS encoding type II toxin-antitoxin system VapC family toxin — protein MGILIDSSVFIAAERGRLSISRHLTEGKHEPVALSALTATELLQGVHRATTSQHRIQRERFVEAILARFPVVEFGLEAARVHARLWADLAARGEVVGAHDLIIGATALAIDYQVATVNVRDFQRIPGLRVQIWSA, from the coding sequence ATGGGGATCCTGATCGACTCGAGCGTCTTCATCGCGGCTGAACGAGGCCGCCTGTCCATCAGCCGGCACCTCACGGAAGGCAAGCATGAGCCGGTCGCCCTGAGCGCGCTCACGGCCACCGAGCTGTTGCAGGGGGTGCATCGCGCCACGACCTCACAGCACAGGATCCAGCGGGAGCGATTTGTGGAGGCGATCCTGGCTCGCTTCCCCGTCGTTGAATTCGGACTGGAAGCGGCCCGTGTGCATGCCCGGCTGTGGGCTGATCTGGCGGCGCGCGGGGAGGTTGTCGGCGCGCACGATCTGATCATCGGCGCGACCGCCCTGGCCATCGACTATCAGGTCGCCACCGTGAATGTCCGGGACTTCCAGCGCATCCCCGGACTGCGGGTCCAGATCTGGAGTGCCTGA
- a CDS encoding ABC transporter ATP-binding protein, protein MLLQGLGLRRYYPWGRTWLGPRAWVRAVEDVTIDVGEGETVALVGESGSGKSTTGRLLLGLEPPTAGEVLFRGRPLRALSGEEFRAYRRAVQPVFQDSTASLNPRKTVAHAVEVGLEAAGVAPRARRSEAARLLEEVGLQPAGAFLHRFPHQLSGGQRQRVNIARALATSPAAIVADEPVSALDLSVRAQILILMRRLQRERGLAYLFISHDLAVVRSIAHRVWVMYLGRIVEQGPTDDVFRRPAHPYTEALISATPVPDPKTKRERIILPGDIPSPLRPPGGCPFHPRCPVAREICRTEFPPVVDVGGGHTAACHFAAERAAAFR, encoded by the coding sequence GTGCTCCTTCAAGGGCTGGGTCTGCGACGCTACTACCCCTGGGGTCGGACGTGGCTCGGCCCGCGGGCGTGGGTGCGCGCGGTGGAGGACGTCACGATCGACGTGGGCGAGGGGGAGACCGTCGCCCTCGTCGGGGAGAGCGGCTCGGGGAAGTCCACCACCGGACGGCTGCTGCTCGGGCTCGAGCCGCCGACCGCGGGCGAGGTGCTGTTCCGCGGCCGGCCGCTGCGGGCGCTGTCCGGCGAGGAGTTCCGCGCCTACCGCCGCGCCGTCCAGCCGGTGTTCCAGGACTCCACCGCCTCGCTCAATCCGCGCAAGACCGTGGCCCACGCCGTGGAGGTGGGGCTGGAGGCCGCGGGCGTCGCGCCGCGCGCCCGGCGGAGCGAGGCGGCCCGCCTGCTGGAGGAGGTGGGCCTGCAGCCGGCGGGGGCTTTCCTCCACCGGTTCCCGCACCAGTTGAGCGGCGGCCAGCGCCAGCGGGTGAACATCGCGCGGGCGCTGGCCACCTCCCCGGCGGCGATCGTCGCCGACGAGCCGGTCTCGGCGCTCGACCTGTCGGTGCGGGCGCAGATCCTGATCCTGATGCGGCGGCTGCAGCGGGAACGGGGGCTCGCCTACCTCTTCATCAGCCACGACCTGGCCGTGGTCCGCAGCATCGCCCACCGGGTCTGGGTGATGTACTTGGGGCGGATCGTGGAGCAGGGGCCCACCGACGACGTCTTCCGCCGGCCGGCGCATCCCTACACCGAGGCGCTGATCTCGGCCACGCCGGTGCCGGATCCGAAGACGAAGCGGGAGCGGATCATCCTGCCCGGAGACATCCCCTCGCCCCTACGGCCGCCTGGGGGCTGCCCGTTCCACCCCCGGTGCCCGGTCGCCCGGGAGATCTGTCGGACGGAGTTCCCGCCCGTGGTGGATGTGGGCGGGGGCCACACCGCCGCCTGCCACTTCGCGGCGGAGCGCGCCGCGGCGTTCCGGTAG